The DNA region GATGGGTAACGCCAAAAGTTATAAGTTCAAACATAACGGCTTGGAGGATTTGTTGATAAAATGTAAAGCTGAGCACAGTAAAAACTCAACTGAAGCAGAAATATATGTAGTAACGGAGTCTATATTTTCTATGGATGGCGATGCACCAGATTTGAAAGCATTTGCCGAAATATGTGCATCGTACAATTGTAATTTGGTGGTAGACGAGGCCCATGCAATTGGTGTCTTTGGTAGGCATGGTGAGGGTTTGGTTCAGGAGTTAGGTTTGCAGAATTCTATATTTGCTAGGCTGGTTACTTTTGGCAAGGGAATTGGGTGTCATGGTGCCGCGATTCTAGGCAGTGAGCGTTTAAAATCCTATTTAATCAATTTTGCCCGCAGTTTTATGTATACAACAGGGCTTCCGCCGCATGGAGTGGGCTCCATACTATCGGCTTACAATTGTTTGAAAAACAGGACGGGGAATCTTGAAAGGCTAAAGCAGAATATTTCCTATTTCAATGGTAAATTAGCGGGTTTAAAATTGCAGTCGCATTTTATTCCAAGTAATTCGGCTATCCATTGCTGTTTGGTTTCTGGTAATAATAAGGCCCGAACTATGGCTAAGGTAGTGCAGAAAAAAGGGTTTGATGTAAGACCTATTCTTTCACCTACTGTGCCAGAGGGTCAGGAAAGATTGCGCATTTGTCTTCATAGTTTTAACTCTGAAAAAGAGA from Zobellia alginiliquefaciens includes:
- a CDS encoding aminotransferase class I/II-fold pyridoxal phosphate-dependent enzyme, coding for MKKLDDRADANALRSLPVPNNLIDFSSNDYLGFSTNKLISEGATRFLENLNVPQNGATGSRLLSGNHELYQTLENTLCKFHQTEAALVFNSGYDANLGFFSSVPQRGDVVLYDEYIHASIRDGIRMGNAKSYKFKHNGLEDLLIKCKAEHSKNSTEAEIYVVTESIFSMDGDAPDLKAFAEICASYNCNLVVDEAHAIGVFGRHGEGLVQELGLQNSIFARLVTFGKGIGCHGAAILGSERLKSYLINFARSFMYTTGLPPHGVGSILSAYNCLKNRTGNLERLKQNISYFNGKLAGLKLQSHFIPSNSAIHCCLVSGNNKARTMAKVVQKKGFDVRPILSPTVPEGQERLRICLHSFNSEKEMDDLLKVVAELV